The proteins below come from a single Micromonospora citrea genomic window:
- a CDS encoding ABC transporter permease, translating to MSVTAPATPTTAAAPPPVRAMDQFATFRAVLSRDLFVTGRELVGFLLQVFIQPLFMLLIFGKVLGDLGYASDDFSNVLLPGVIALNAFLIGLENTALPMVMDFSFTREIEDRLLSPMAIPLVALEKIVFGGIRGLIAGVVLIPVGMLMLGVTWPWAVVLKVVGVLAIGALVGAAVGLTFGTLVPTQHIQIMFTVVMTPLMFTGATQFPLLGLDMLRWYQVVCALNPLTYISEATRSLVAPPGVESVPLWLCMTVLTGVFVVFSAIGMRGFMRRSMD from the coding sequence GTGAGCGTCACCGCCCCCGCCACCCCCACGACGGCCGCGGCGCCGCCGCCGGTACGCGCGATGGACCAGTTCGCCACGTTCCGCGCGGTGCTCTCGCGGGACCTGTTCGTCACCGGCCGGGAACTGGTGGGCTTCCTGCTTCAGGTCTTCATCCAGCCGCTGTTCATGCTGCTGATCTTCGGCAAGGTGCTCGGTGACCTGGGCTACGCCAGCGACGACTTCTCCAACGTGCTGCTGCCCGGCGTCATCGCGCTCAACGCCTTCCTGATCGGGCTGGAGAACACCGCGCTGCCGATGGTGATGGACTTCTCCTTCACCCGCGAGATCGAGGACCGCCTCCTGTCGCCCATGGCGATCCCCCTGGTGGCCCTGGAGAAGATCGTCTTCGGTGGCATCCGCGGGCTGATCGCCGGCGTGGTGCTGATCCCGGTCGGCATGCTCATGCTCGGCGTCACCTGGCCCTGGGCCGTGGTGCTGAAGGTGGTCGGGGTGCTGGCGATCGGCGCGCTGGTCGGCGCGGCGGTCGGCCTGACCTTCGGCACCCTGGTGCCGACGCAGCACATCCAGATCATGTTCACCGTCGTGATGACCCCGCTGATGTTCACCGGCGCGACCCAGTTCCCGCTGCTCGGCCTGGACATGCTGCGCTGGTACCAGGTGGTCTGCGCGCTCAACCCGCTCACCTACATCAGCGAGGCGACCCGGTCCCTGGTCGCCCCGCCGGGGGTCGAGTCCGTGCCGCTCTGGCTGTGCATGACCGTCCTCACCGGCGTCTTCGTGGTGTTCTCGGCCATCGGCATGCGCGGCTTCATGCGCCGCTCGATGGACTAG
- a CDS encoding ABC transporter ATP-binding protein, whose product MDEAVVVTELVKQYQPNMPPAVDGLSFSVAAGEVFGLLGPNGAGKTTTIGVLTTRVRATSGRAQVCGADVIGAPAVARQLLAVVPQRVNLDRALTVRQNLLFHAAYHRVPRAERVRRADELLEQMGLKEFANSRTDFLSGGLAQRTMIARALMHSPRVLFLDEPSGGLDPQSRLFVHDRVAELKRAGVTVVVTTHDMDEAEKLCDRVGIIDHGKLLTLDTPAALTRTLPGSSTLTLVVAAGAPAEEVRTALGAIPHVERVEHFKASPGAPAAAPPAFPGMPPMPAPPPAPAESDGTLSFRVYTGTQPANAIPMALKILADLGCEVRDLNIGQPSLEDVFIHLTGRELR is encoded by the coding sequence GTGGACGAGGCAGTGGTGGTCACGGAGCTGGTCAAGCAGTACCAGCCCAACATGCCGCCGGCCGTTGACGGGCTGAGTTTCTCCGTCGCAGCCGGTGAGGTCTTCGGTCTGCTCGGGCCGAACGGCGCGGGCAAGACGACAACGATCGGGGTGCTGACCACGCGGGTGCGGGCCACCTCCGGGCGCGCCCAGGTGTGCGGCGCCGACGTGATCGGCGCTCCCGCCGTCGCCCGGCAGTTGCTGGCGGTCGTGCCGCAGCGGGTCAACCTGGACCGGGCGCTGACCGTCCGGCAGAACCTGCTGTTCCACGCGGCGTACCACCGGGTGCCCCGGGCCGAGCGCGTCCGCCGCGCCGACGAGCTGCTGGAGCAGATGGGGCTCAAGGAGTTCGCGAACTCCCGCACCGACTTCCTCTCCGGCGGCCTCGCCCAGCGCACCATGATCGCGCGGGCGCTCATGCACTCGCCCCGGGTGCTCTTCCTCGACGAGCCCTCCGGCGGCCTCGACCCGCAGTCCCGCCTCTTCGTGCACGACCGGGTCGCCGAGCTGAAGCGGGCCGGCGTGACCGTGGTGGTCACCACCCACGACATGGACGAGGCGGAGAAGCTCTGCGACCGGGTCGGCATCATCGACCACGGCAAGCTGCTCACGCTGGACACCCCCGCCGCGCTGACCCGTACCCTGCCGGGCAGCAGCACGCTCACCCTCGTGGTGGCCGCCGGCGCCCCCGCCGAGGAGGTGCGGACCGCGCTCGGCGCCATCCCGCACGTGGAGCGGGTGGAGCACTTCAAGGCGAGCCCGGGCGCCCCCGCCGCCGCGCCGCCGGCGTTCCCCGGCATGCCGCCGATGCCGGCGCCCCCGCCGGCGCCCGCCGAATCCGACGGCACCCTCTCCTTCCGGGTCTACACCGGCACCCAGCCGGCCAACGCCATCCCGATGGCGCTGAAGATCCTCGCCGACCTGGGCTGCGAGGTCCGCGATCTCAACATCGGCCAGCCCAGCCTGGAAGACGTCTTCATCCACCTGACCGGAAGGGAACTTCGGTGA